A genomic segment from Nicotiana tabacum cultivar K326 chromosome 7, ASM71507v2, whole genome shotgun sequence encodes:
- the LOC107818577 gene encoding homeobox-leucine zipper protein HAT4 isoform X2, with product MGGEKEDGLGLSLSLGMSCPQNNLKNNDFISPSTPPFLLPFMHNHQISAERNEEAREFIRGEIDMNRPVRMIEACDEELEDEAVIMVSSPNNSTVSSVSGKRSHDREDNEGERPTSSLEDDGGDAAARKKLRLSKEQAAVLEETFKEHNTLNPKQKLALSKQLNLRPRQVEVWFQNRRARLAAELDNMNTAIGDTTGSSTTFSMEIFSAKNSLFQTSMPPEEIIYLHTRICILLVCRDQMILRMFGLTL from the exons ATGGGTGGTGAGAAAGAAGATGGTTTAGGTTTGAGCCTCAGCTTAGGAATGAGTTGCCCTCAAAATAATCTCAAGAATAATGACTTCATTTCACCATCAACTCCTCCATTCCTCTTGCCCTTCATGCATAATCATCAAATATCTGCAG AGAGAAATGAAGAAGCAAGAGAATTTATAAGAGGGGAAATAGATATGAATCGACCAGTGAGGATGATAGAGGCGTGTGATGAAGAATTAGAAGATGAAGCTGTGATTATGGTTTCATCACCTAATAACAGCACAGTTTCGAGTGTGAGCGGGAAGAGGAGTCATGACAGAGAAGATAACGAAGGGGAGAGGCCCACCAGCTCCCTGGAGGATGACGGCGGCGACGCGGCGGCGAGGAAGAAACTCCGGCTGTCCAAGGAGCAAGCAGCCGTTCTTGAAGAGACATTCAAGGAGCATAACACTCTTAATCCA aAGCAAAAATTGGCTTTGTCGAAACAGCTGAATCTCAGGCCAAGACAAGTGGAGGTGTGGTTTCAGAACAGGAGGGCAAG GCTTGCCGCCGAACTCGACAATATGAATACCGCCATTGGTGACACTACTGGCTCATCCACAACCTTTTCGATGGAAATTTTCTCGGCAAAAAAT AGTTTATTTCAAACATCAATGCCACCCGAGGAAATCATTTATTTACACACACGCATATGCATACTTCTGGTATGTAGAGACCAAATGATTTTGCGTATGTTTGGTCTAACGTTGTAA
- the LOC107818577 gene encoding homeobox-leucine zipper protein HAT3 isoform X1, with amino-acid sequence MGGEKEDGLGLSLSLGMSCPQNNLKNNDFISPSTPPFLLPFMHNHQISAERNEEAREFIRGEIDMNRPVRMIEACDEELEDEAVIMVSSPNNSTVSSVSGKRSHDREDNEGERPTSSLEDDGGDAAARKKLRLSKEQAAVLEETFKEHNTLNPKQKLALSKQLNLRPRQVEVWFQNRRARTKLKQTEVDCEYLRHCCENLTEENRRLQKEVTELRALKLSPQMYMNMTPPTTLTMCPQCERVAVSSSSSSVTSAGVSRSNHPVGALHQPPVPLNKPWAAIFSPKTLDDQRTQL; translated from the exons ATGGGTGGTGAGAAAGAAGATGGTTTAGGTTTGAGCCTCAGCTTAGGAATGAGTTGCCCTCAAAATAATCTCAAGAATAATGACTTCATTTCACCATCAACTCCTCCATTCCTCTTGCCCTTCATGCATAATCATCAAATATCTGCAG AGAGAAATGAAGAAGCAAGAGAATTTATAAGAGGGGAAATAGATATGAATCGACCAGTGAGGATGATAGAGGCGTGTGATGAAGAATTAGAAGATGAAGCTGTGATTATGGTTTCATCACCTAATAACAGCACAGTTTCGAGTGTGAGCGGGAAGAGGAGTCATGACAGAGAAGATAACGAAGGGGAGAGGCCCACCAGCTCCCTGGAGGATGACGGCGGCGACGCGGCGGCGAGGAAGAAACTCCGGCTGTCCAAGGAGCAAGCAGCCGTTCTTGAAGAGACATTCAAGGAGCATAACACTCTTAATCCA aAGCAAAAATTGGCTTTGTCGAAACAGCTGAATCTCAGGCCAAGACAAGTGGAGGTGTGGTTTCAGAACAGGAGGGCAAG GACCAAGTTGAAGCAAACAGAGGTTGATTGTGAGTACTTGAGGCATTGTTGTGAGAATCTGACTGAGGAAAACAGACGATTGCAGAAAGAAGTAACTGAGCTTAGAGCATTGAAGCTTTCTCCACAAATGTACATGAACATGACTCCTCCCACCACCCTTACCATGTGCCCTCAGTGCGAGCGTGTGGCCGTATCGTCTTCTTCCTCCTCTGTCACCAGTGCAGGTGTCTCTCGCTCGAACCACCCTGTAGGCGCCCTTCACCAACCGCCAGTGCCCCTCAACAAACCATGGGCTGCAATTTTCTCCCCTAAAACACTCGACGATCAACGAACACAACTGTAG
- the LOC107818576 gene encoding actin-related protein 2/3 complex subunit 5A, with the protein MAEFVEADNFEAIITRIEHKSRKIESLLKQYKPVEALKTALEGSPPKTKDERCKSANWIVVHRAIMAIKDVDSLFSALDPEYYDILMKYLYRGLSTGDRPTCDQCLRIHEKLTEKAGLGCILRCLADTVNTV; encoded by the exons ATGGCGGAGTTTGTTGAAGCAGATAATTTCGAAGCCATAATCACCAGAATCGAGCACAAGTCCCGCAAGATCGAAAGCTTACTCAAACA GTATAAACCAGTGGAAGCTTTGAAAACAGCTCTAGAAGGATCACCTCCCAAGACCAAAGATGAAAGATGCAAG TCTGCCAATTGGATAGTGGTCCATAGGGCTATAATGGCTATCAAAGATGTGGATAGCTTGTTCTCTGCTTTGGATCCTGAGTACTATGATATTCTCATGAA GTACTTGTACAGAGGTTTGTCTACTGGAGACCGCCCAACATGTGACCAATGCCTAAGGATCCATGAAAAACTAACAGAAAAAGCTGGTTTAGGTTGCATACTGCGTTGTCTTGCTGACACTGTGAATACTGTGTAA